One genomic window of Mus musculus strain C57BL/6J chromosome 4, GRCm38.p6 C57BL/6J includes the following:
- the Plekhn1 gene encoding probable pleckstrin homology domain-containing family N member 1 isoform 1 (isoform 1 is encoded by transcript variant 1), with translation MGNSHCVPQAPRRLRASFSRKPSLKGNREDSARKLAGLFGTEARPDGDTAANRIFHYIPGTDIPGPEHHPENLEQPFLSVFKKGWRRTPVRNLGKVVHYSKVRLRFQHSQDISDCYLELFPSHLYFQAHGSEGLTFQGLLPLTELNICPTDGSREHAFQITGPLPAPLLVLCHSEAELSHWLYHLEKQMALLGLQRCHSAPPQGSLGDKPPWTQLRRAYGCGSMSGAICASRVKLQHLPSQEQWDRLLVLYPASLAIFSEEPEGLSFKGELPLSAIHINLEEKEKEIRSFLIEGHLINTIRVVCASYEDYSQWLLCLRTVSRRDGAHLPPGPESFPGLQKPTQLVGRGRGSLSSNGRSSWKLECPVFPTSQSLPESSVPTTIGFPAPPVPNQTDSNCVSTGQKKMKPSDSSPSPRGRAQREVSGSTVPLPLPLDLTKMSALNLDSGPEAQDHSLDIPHSPLYADPYTPPATSRHKITDIQGLDEQFLCAIQTSPGPDLSSPFPPVSVSVPVSESSSGISSSPGPLGSHLLTKKGALQPRASQRHRGSFKSRGPQPSDFPQLVTPAREGKPSSLPPPPDEEAPIWNKTSSPSHPKWPQPRKPAVEGGFIQWI, from the exons ATGGGGAACAGCCACTGCGTCCCTCAGGCCCCCAGGAGGCTACGGGCCTCCTTTTCCAGAAAGCCCTCGCTCAAGGGAAACAG AGAAGACAGCGCCAGGAAGCTGGCTGGCTTGTTTGGCACCGAGGCTAGGCCTGATGGGGACACCGCGGCTAACAGGATCTTCCACTACATCCCTGGGACG GACATCCCGGGCCCAGAACATCACCCAGAAAACCTGGAACAGCCATTCCTGAGTGTATTCAAAAAAGGGTGGCGGAGGACACCTGTGAGGAACCTAGGCAAGGTTGTTCACTACTCCAAGGTTCGGCTGCgattccagcacagccag GACATCAGTGACTGCTATCTAGAACTGTTCCCTTCCCACCTGTACTTCCAGGCCCATGGTTCTGAGGGACTTACATTCCAG GGACTGCTCCCACTGACGGAATTGAACATCTGCCCGACTGATGGGTCCAGAGAACATGCCTtccagattacag GCCCGCTGCCTGCCCCACTCCTTGTTCTCTGCCACAGTGAGGCCGAGCTCAGCCACTGGCTCTACCACCTGGAAAAGCAAATGGCTCTCTTGGGTCTACAACGATGCCACTCGGCACCCCCACAG gGGTCTCTGGGAGATAAACCCCCCTGGACCCAGCTACGGCGAGCATATGGGTGTGGTTCCATGAGCGGCGCAATCTGTGCCTCAAGGGTCAAGCTGCAGCATCTGCCCTCCCAG GAACAGTGGGACCGGCTTCTGGTACTATACCCAGCATCCCTGGCCATCTTCTCTGAGGAACCAGAAGGCCTTAGCTTTAAG GGGGAGCTTCCACTAAGTGCCATCCATATCAActtagaagagaaggaaaaggagattcGCTCCTTTCTCATCGAAG GCCACCTCATCAACACCATCCGCGTGGTATGTGCCAGTTATGAGGATTATAGCCAATGGCTGCTGTGCCTCAGGACTGTCTCTCGCAGGGATGGGGCCCACCTGCCACCTGGCCCAGAGAGTTTCCCAGGATTACAGAAGCCCACACAG CTTGTAGGTAGAGGCCGAGGTTCACTCTCTTCCAATGGACGGAGCAGCTGGAAATTAGAGTGTCCAGTGTTCCCCACCAGCCAGTCCCTCCCTGAGTCCTCGGTGCCAACCACTATAGGCTTCCCTGCCCCTCCTGTACCT AACCAGACCGACTCTAACTGTGTCAGCACTGGCCAAAAGAAGATGAAGCCCAGTGACAGTAGCCCGTCTCCCAGGGGCAGAGCTCAAAGAGAAGTATCTGGCTCAACTGTCCCACTGCCCCTGCCCCTGGACCTGACCAAG ATGAGTGCACTGAACCTAGACAGTGGCCCAGAGGCTCAGGATCACTCTTTGGACATTCCACACTCCCCGCTCTATGCTGATCCCTACACACCACCAGCTACATCTCGCCACAAGATTACAGACATCCAAGGCCTGGATGAG CAGTTCCTCTGTGCGATACAGACATCGCCTGGACCTGACCTATCAAGCCCGTTCCCCccagtgtctgtgtctgtgcctgtctctGAATCCAGCTCTGGCATCTCCAGCTCGCCTGGGCCTCTGGGCTCCCACTTACTCACCAAGAAAGGTGCCCTGCAACCCAGAGCTTCCCAGAGACACCGGGGTTCCTTCAAGAGCAGAGGCCCACAGCCCTCAGACTTCCCTCAGCTT GTCACCCCTGCCAGAGAAGGCAAACCCagttccctgccccctcccccag ATGAAGAGGCTCCTATCTGGAACAAgacttcctctccctcccacccgaAGTGGCCACAGCCCAGGAAGCCTGCAGTGGAGGGGGGATTCATCCAGTGGATCTGA
- the Perm1 gene encoding PGC-1 and ERR-induced regulator in muscle protein 1 isoform X1: MDNFQYSVQLSDREWAEFSATADECGLLQADLASGDEPLSSDIDQGDSSGSSPPGPPPLFTGQLVSQGRGQQSRELEDVAAQQLVSRSQCEPVLALEASHQVAGTSTQSEAPLFPSLDSVCPGQALSFPGPATCRDKMQRLLQGPAPSSPSKAPHSPESPGHSDNPQSSPDSLEASPRNPGRKKRRAVGAKGTKHSGSLDSAATQMSSPQLTRPKEALMSGTLMAKAQQDKPQPDSTSPEQMAREESGLDLSTPILITEQDQIRKTSRAALHVVSKPVQEVHPDVPMASPNVSTRASKPQPDVALPKPASKPQSDIASSTHPFTPDVSLSTLAFKCQPNTNQSTPASEPDMALSTPASEPDTALSTPASEPDTALSTPASEPDTALSTPASRSQLVKAEFASACTPGLHVDLSAAGSEIKPEVSSSMPAAVDVLRTDLPRSVSKTESKESVSIPVKPSLSPISQAEAAMVDTGVSVPPGGSIEKPAGQFSAGSSGESCLGPVQAPKKKKVRFSMAIPSHEDSGSGEPTGSPFLTPEQPPVPRTAAGSRGGSAAWDAVAVAPRLPQPRILKHLPPPVSSVSAEAESGNCFAVTLPEAYEFFFCDTIEEEDEDVEDEEAASQALDEVQWPDTCEFFFRDSRAQRSRCQRGHSPVSPPRADTVAPVPPEGLVPISIPEVYEHFFTEEGFGHRQPAATPMQTSELSREGGLEASTKPVSPTAEHLSLTVRKAGELRSPLTSFTFSQNDMCLVFVAFATWAVRTSDLQAPDAWKTVLLANIGTISAIRYFRRQVGRGHSGRPRSSSSSNPSC, translated from the exons ATGGACAACTTCCAGTACAGCGTCCAGCTCAGCGATCGGGAGTGGGCCGAGTTTTCAGCCACTGCTGATGAGTGTGGCCTCTTGCAGGCTGACCTGGCCTCTGGTGACGAGCCCTTGTCCAGTGACATTGACCAAGGGGACAGCAGTGGAAGCAGCCCCCCTGGGCCCCCACCCCTCTTCACTGGGCAGCTGGTTTCCCAAGGGAGGGGACAACAGAGCCGTGAGTTGGAGGACGTGGCTGCTCAGCAGCTGGTCAGCAGGTCTCAGTGTGAGCCTGTCCTGGCTCTGGAGGCCAGTCATCAGGTAGCCGGCACGTCCACACAGTCAGAGGCCCCTCTGTTCCCCAGCTTAGACAGTGTCTGTCCTGGCCAGGCCTTGTCCTTTCCAGGGCCGGCAACTTGCAGAGACAAGATGCAGAGGCTTTTGCAAGGCCCTGCCCCTAGCTCTCCCAGTAAAGCCCCTCATAGTCCTGAGTCCCCTGGCCATAGCGACAACCCTCAGAGTTCCCCTGACAGCCTCGAAGCTTCACCGCGGAACCCTGGTCGTAAGAAGAGGCGTGCTGTAGGTGCCAAGGGGACCAAGCACTCCGGATCTCTGGACTCTGCTGCTACCCAGATGAGCTCCCCACAGCTTACCAGGCCCAAGGAGGCTCTCATGTCTGGGACACTGATGGCAAAAGCCCAGCAGGATAAGCCACAGCCTGACTCCACGAGTCCTGAACAGATGGCCAGAGAGGAGTCAGGCTTGGATCTTTCTACACCTATTCTGATAACTGAACAAGATCAGATCAGAAAGACATCCAGAGCTGCGTTACATGTGGTATCCAAACCTGTCCAGGAAGTTCACCCAGATGTCCCCATGGCCTCACCAAATGTGTCTACACGTGCCTCCAAGCCTCAACCCGACGTGGCTTTGCCTAAACCTGCCTCCAAGCCGCAGTCTGACATAGCTTCGTCTACACATCCCTTCACGCCTGACGTGTCTTTGTCCACACTTGCCTTCAAATGTCAACCCAATACAAATCAGTCTACACCCGCCTCTGAGCCTGACATGGCTTTGTCTACACCTGCCTCTGAGCCTGACACGGCTTTGTCTACACCCGCCTCTGAGCCTGACACGGCTTTGTCTACACCCGCCTCTGAGCCTGACACGGCTTTGTCTACACCCGCCTCTAGGTCGCAACTGGTGAAGGCTGAATTTGCGTCTGCTTGCACACCTGGATTGCATGTGGACCTCTCTGCAGCAGGCTCAGAGATCAAGCCAGAAGTTTCTTCCTCTATGCCTGCCGCAGTGGATGTGCTTCGTACAGATCTGCCTCGTTCTGTTTCAAAGACTGAGTCTAAAGAGAGTGTGTCTATACCTGTTAAGCCTTCTTTATCCCCTATTTCCCAGGCTGAAGCTGCCATGGTGGATACAGGTGTGTCTGTACCTCCAGGGGGAAGCATTGAGAAGCCAGCAGGGCAGTTCTCAGCAGGGTCCTCAGGAGAGTCCTGCCTAGGTCCCGTCCAAGCCCCCAAGAAGAAGAAAGTACGATTTTCCATGGCTATCCCCAGCCATGAAGACTCAGGGTCAGGGGAGCCTACAGGTTCACCCTTCCTAACCCCGGAGCAGCCCCCAGTTCCCAGGACAGCAGCAGGAAGCCGTGGGGGGTCTGCAGCCTGGGATGCTGTGGCTGTCGCGCCCCGACTCCCCCAGCCTCGGATCCTCAAGCACCTGCCTCCTCCTGTATCCTCTGTATCAGCAGAGGCTGAGTCTGGAAACTGCTTTGCAGTGACTCTCCCTGAGGCCTACGAGTTCTTCTTCTGTGACACCattgaggaggaagatgaagacgTAGAGGACGAAGAGGCAGCCAGCCAAGCCCTGGATGAAGTCCAATGGCCTGACACATGCGAGTTTTTTTTTCGGGATAGCAGAGCCCAAAGATCAAGATGTCAGAGGGGACACTCTCCAGTCTCACCACCAAGAGCAGACACCGTGGCACCTGTCCCCCCTGAAGGCTTGGTGCCTATTTCCATCCCTGAGGTCTATGAACACTTCTTCACTGAGGAAGGATTTGGGCACAGACAGCCTGCGGCCACTCCTATGCAGACCTCAGAGCTTTCCAGGGAAGGAGGGCTTGAGGCATCCACCAAGCCTGTTTCACCTACAGCGGAACATCTTAGCTTAACAGTCAGGAAGGCAG GGGAACTACGGAGCCCCCTCACTTCATTTACGTTCAGTCAAAACGACATGTGCCTGGTGTTTGTTGCCTTTGCCACTTGGGCTGTGAGAACCTCAGATCTACAAGCCCCAGATGCTTGGAAAACAG TCTTGCTCGCCAACATTGGCACCATCTCTGCTATCCGCTACTTCCGCCGTCAGGTTGGGAGAGGCCATAGTGGCAGACCGAGATCCAGTTCCAGCTCAAACCCCAGCTGCTAg
- the Plekhn1 gene encoding probable pleckstrin homology domain-containing family N member 1 isoform 2 (isoform 2 is encoded by transcript variant 2), translated as MGNSHCVPQAPRRLRASFSRKPSLKGNREDSARKLAGLFGTEARPDGDTAANRIFHYIPGTDIPGPEHHPENLEQPFLSVFKKGWRRTPVRNLGKVVHYSKVRLRFQHSQDISDCYLELFPSHLYFQAHGSEGLTFQGLLPLTELNICPTDGSREHAFQITGPLPAPLLVLCHSEAELSHWLYHLEKQMALLGLQRCHSAPPQGSLGDKPPWTQLRRAYGCGSMSGAICASRVKLQHLPSQEQWDRLLVLYPASLAIFSEEPEGLSFKGELPLSAIHINLEEKEKEIRSFLIEGHLINTIRVVCASYEDYSQWLLCLRTVSRRDGAHLPPGPESFPGLQKPTQLVGRGRGSLSSNGRSSWKLECPVFPTSQSLPESSVPTTIGFPAPPVPNQTDSNCVSTGQKKMKPSDSSPSPRGRAQREVSGSTVPLPLPLDLTKMSALNLDSGPEAQDHSLDIPHSPLYADPYTPPATSRHKITDIQGLDEFLCAIQTSPGPDLSSPFPPVSVSVPVSESSSGISSSPGPLGSHLLTKKGALQPRASQRHRGSFKSRGPQPSDFPQLVTPAREGKPSSLPPPPDEEAPIWNKTSSPSHPKWPQPRKPAVEGGFIQWI; from the exons ATGGGGAACAGCCACTGCGTCCCTCAGGCCCCCAGGAGGCTACGGGCCTCCTTTTCCAGAAAGCCCTCGCTCAAGGGAAACAG AGAAGACAGCGCCAGGAAGCTGGCTGGCTTGTTTGGCACCGAGGCTAGGCCTGATGGGGACACCGCGGCTAACAGGATCTTCCACTACATCCCTGGGACG GACATCCCGGGCCCAGAACATCACCCAGAAAACCTGGAACAGCCATTCCTGAGTGTATTCAAAAAAGGGTGGCGGAGGACACCTGTGAGGAACCTAGGCAAGGTTGTTCACTACTCCAAGGTTCGGCTGCgattccagcacagccag GACATCAGTGACTGCTATCTAGAACTGTTCCCTTCCCACCTGTACTTCCAGGCCCATGGTTCTGAGGGACTTACATTCCAG GGACTGCTCCCACTGACGGAATTGAACATCTGCCCGACTGATGGGTCCAGAGAACATGCCTtccagattacag GCCCGCTGCCTGCCCCACTCCTTGTTCTCTGCCACAGTGAGGCCGAGCTCAGCCACTGGCTCTACCACCTGGAAAAGCAAATGGCTCTCTTGGGTCTACAACGATGCCACTCGGCACCCCCACAG gGGTCTCTGGGAGATAAACCCCCCTGGACCCAGCTACGGCGAGCATATGGGTGTGGTTCCATGAGCGGCGCAATCTGTGCCTCAAGGGTCAAGCTGCAGCATCTGCCCTCCCAG GAACAGTGGGACCGGCTTCTGGTACTATACCCAGCATCCCTGGCCATCTTCTCTGAGGAACCAGAAGGCCTTAGCTTTAAG GGGGAGCTTCCACTAAGTGCCATCCATATCAActtagaagagaaggaaaaggagattcGCTCCTTTCTCATCGAAG GCCACCTCATCAACACCATCCGCGTGGTATGTGCCAGTTATGAGGATTATAGCCAATGGCTGCTGTGCCTCAGGACTGTCTCTCGCAGGGATGGGGCCCACCTGCCACCTGGCCCAGAGAGTTTCCCAGGATTACAGAAGCCCACACAG CTTGTAGGTAGAGGCCGAGGTTCACTCTCTTCCAATGGACGGAGCAGCTGGAAATTAGAGTGTCCAGTGTTCCCCACCAGCCAGTCCCTCCCTGAGTCCTCGGTGCCAACCACTATAGGCTTCCCTGCCCCTCCTGTACCT AACCAGACCGACTCTAACTGTGTCAGCACTGGCCAAAAGAAGATGAAGCCCAGTGACAGTAGCCCGTCTCCCAGGGGCAGAGCTCAAAGAGAAGTATCTGGCTCAACTGTCCCACTGCCCCTGCCCCTGGACCTGACCAAG ATGAGTGCACTGAACCTAGACAGTGGCCCAGAGGCTCAGGATCACTCTTTGGACATTCCACACTCCCCGCTCTATGCTGATCCCTACACACCACCAGCTACATCTCGCCACAAGATTACAGACATCCAAGGCCTGGATGAG TTCCTCTGTGCGATACAGACATCGCCTGGACCTGACCTATCAAGCCCGTTCCCCccagtgtctgtgtctgtgcctgtctctGAATCCAGCTCTGGCATCTCCAGCTCGCCTGGGCCTCTGGGCTCCCACTTACTCACCAAGAAAGGTGCCCTGCAACCCAGAGCTTCCCAGAGACACCGGGGTTCCTTCAAGAGCAGAGGCCCACAGCCCTCAGACTTCCCTCAGCTT GTCACCCCTGCCAGAGAAGGCAAACCCagttccctgccccctcccccag ATGAAGAGGCTCCTATCTGGAACAAgacttcctctccctcccacccgaAGTGGCCACAGCCCAGGAAGCCTGCAGTGGAGGGGGGATTCATCCAGTGGATCTGA
- the Klhl17 gene encoding kelch-like protein 17 has protein sequence MQPRGERPAGRTQSPEHSSPGPGPEAPPPPQPPAPEAERARPRQARPAAPMEGAMQLLSREGHSVAHNSKRHYHDAFVAMSRMRQRGLLCDIVLHVAAKEIRAHKVVLASCSPYFHAMFTNEMSESRQTHVTLHDIDPQALDQLVQFAYTAEIVVGEGNVQTLLPAASLLQLNGVRDACCKFLLSQLDPSNCLGIRGFADTHSCSDLLKAAHRYVLQHFVDVAKTEEFMLLPLKQVLELVSSDSLNVPSEEDVYRAVLSWVKHDVDTRRQHVPRLMKCVRLPLLSRDFLLGHVDAESLVRHHPDCKDLLIEALKFHLLPEQRGVLGTSRTRPRRCEGAGPVLFAVGGGSLFAIHGDCEAYDTRTDRWHVVASMSTRRARVGVAAVGNRLYAVGGYDGTSDLATVESYDPVTNTWQPEVSMGTRRSCLGVAALHGLLYAAGGYDGASCLNSAERYDPLTGTWTSIAAMSTRRRYVRVATLDGNLYAVGGYDSSSHLATVEKYEPQVNSWTPVASMLSRRSSAGVAVLEGALYVAGGNDGTSCLNSVERYSTKAGAWESVAPMNIRRSTHDLVAMDGWLYAVGGNDGSSSLNSIEKYNPRTNKWVAASCMFTRRSSVGVAVLELLNFPPPSSPTLSVSSTSL, from the exons ATGCAGCCCCGTGGCGAGCGGCCGGCGGGCAGGACGCAAAGTCCCGAGCACAGCAGCCCGGGGCCCGGGCCTGAGGCGCCACCGCCGCCCCAACCGCCGGC CCCCGAGGCAGAGCGAGCTCGGCCCCGGCAGGCCCGGCCTGCAGCCCCGATGGAAGGTGCGATGCAGCTGTTGAGCAGAGAGGGTCACAGTGTGGCACACAACTCAAAGCGGCACTACCATGATGCTTTTGTGGCTATGAGCCGCATGCGGCAGCGTGGCCTCCTGTGCGACATCGTCCTGCATGTGGCTGCCAAGGAGATCCGGGCTCATAAGGTGGTGTTGGCCTCCTGTAGCCCCTACTTCCACGCCATGTTCACAA ATGAGATGAGTGAGAGCCGCCAGACACATGTGACACTGCATGACATTGACCCGCAAGCCTTAGACCAGCTGGTGCAGTTTGCATACACAGCTGAGATCGTGGTGGGCGAGGGCAACGTTCAG ACTCTGCTCCCAGCTGCCAGCCTTCTACAGTTGAATGGTGTTCGAGATGCCTGCTGCAAGTTCCTCCTGAGCCAGCTGGACCCTTCCAACTGCCTGGGCATTCGAGGATTTgcagacacacactcatgcagTGACCTGCTCAAGGCAGCACACAGGTACGTGCTGCAGCACTTCGTGGATGTGGCCAAGACTGAGGAGTTCATGCTGTTGCCACTGAAGCAG GTGCTGGAATTGGTCTCTAGTGATAGCCTGAACGTGCCCTCAGAGGAAGATGTGTACCGTGCAGTCCTGAGCTGGGTCAAACATGACGTAGACACTCGGAGGCAGCATGTACCAAGG TTGATGAAGTGTGTACGGCTGCCTCTGCTGAGCCGAGACTTCCTCCTGGGCCACGTGGATGCCGAAAGCCTTGTGAGGCATCACCCTGACTGCAAGGATCTGCTCATCGAGGCCCTTAAGTTCCACCTGCTGCCTGAGCAGAGAGGTGTTCTGGGAACCAGCCGCACGAGACCCCGTCGATGTGAGGGCGCTGGCCCTGTGCTCTTTGCTGTCG GTGGTGGGAGCCTGTTCGCGATCCACGGAGACTGTGAAGCGTATGACACGCGGACTGACCGTTGGCATGTGGTGGCCTCCATGTCTACACGTCGGGCTCGTGTAGGAGTTGCTGCCGTCGGGAACCGACTGTATGCTGTGGGCGG CTACGATGGAACCTCAGACCTGGCTACGGTGGAGTCCTATGACCCTGTGACAAACACATGGCAGCCCGAGGTCTCCATGGGCACAAGGCGGAGCTGCCTAGGTGTAGCTGCTCTGCATGGGCTCCTGTATGCAGCTGGTGGCTACGATGGGGCTTCCTGCCTCAACAG TGCTGAACGATATGACCCACTGACGGGAACATGGACATCCATTGCTGCCATGAGCACCCGGAGGCGATATGTGCGTGTGGCCACACTTG ATGGGAACCTGTACGCCGTGGGTGGTTATGACAGCTCGTCACACCTGGCCACCGTGGAGAAGTATGAGCCCCAG GTGAATTCATGGACACCTGTAGCTTCCATGCTGAGCCGGCGCAGCTCAGCAGGAGTAGCAGTGCTGGAGGGTGCCCTGTATGTCGCAGGGGGCAATGATGGCACAAGCTGCCTCAACTCAGTGGAGAGATATAGCACCAAGGCTGGTGCCTGGGAGAGTGTGGCACCCATGAATATCCGCAG GAGCACACATGACCTGGTGGCCATGGACGGCTGGCTCTACGCCGTGGGGGGCAATGACGGCAGCTCCAGCCTCAACTCCATAGAGAAGTACAACCCGAGGACCAACAAGTGGGTGGCGGCATCCTGCATGTTCACAAGACGCAGCAGTGTGGGCGTGGCGGTGCTGGAGCTGCTCAACTTCCCACCACCTTCCTCACCCACGCTGTCTGTGTCCTCTACCAGCCTCTGA